Proteins from a genomic interval of Candidatus Poribacteria bacterium:
- the tgt gene encoding tRNA guanosine(34) transglycosylase Tgt: protein MTASSYTLVYQDKATSARVGTIQTAHGVVNTPIFMPVGTRGTVKACTPQMLSDQIQAEIILANTYHLYLRPGHEIVHEAGGLHAFMGWQSPILTDSGGFQVFSLGPLRKITEEGVAFRSTIDGTEHFISPERSIEIQNALGADIIMAFDECPALPNDYTYLKNSMEMTLRWAERCRKAHRNPDQLLFGIVQGGMERDLRQASVDGTVSIDFPGYAIGGLSVGEEKDLMYETLAYVAPLLPEEKPRYLMGVGTPEDLVHGVRCGIDMFDCVMPTRNARNGSLFTTAGIIRIRNTKYKNDFSPLDAACTCYTCQNFTRAYLRHLHIENEILGSQLHTLHNLHFYVSLMRGIRRAICEGSFAALADNGPDIGQLVKLGQPTETETLSRRSPL, encoded by the coding sequence ATGACAGCATCCTCCTATACACTTGTTTATCAAGACAAAGCAACGTCAGCCCGAGTCGGAACAATTCAAACGGCGCATGGTGTTGTGAACACACCGATATTTATGCCTGTTGGGACACGCGGGACGGTGAAAGCGTGCACACCGCAAATGCTATCCGATCAGATTCAGGCGGAAATTATTCTTGCAAATACCTATCACCTCTATCTACGCCCCGGACACGAGATCGTTCACGAAGCGGGTGGTTTGCATGCGTTTATGGGTTGGCAAAGCCCCATTCTTACGGATAGCGGCGGATTTCAGGTCTTCAGCCTCGGACCCCTACGCAAGATTACAGAGGAAGGTGTGGCGTTTCGTTCCACGATAGATGGAACCGAACACTTTATCAGCCCGGAACGTTCGATTGAGATCCAAAACGCTCTTGGTGCTGACATCATTATGGCGTTCGACGAGTGTCCTGCGTTACCGAACGATTACACATATCTCAAGAATTCGATGGAGATGACTTTGCGGTGGGCAGAGCGGTGTCGAAAGGCGCATCGGAACCCGGATCAACTCCTCTTTGGGATTGTGCAAGGTGGCATGGAACGCGATCTGCGTCAGGCAAGTGTCGACGGGACTGTATCGATCGATTTTCCGGGATATGCAATCGGTGGTTTAAGCGTGGGTGAGGAAAAGGATTTGATGTATGAGACACTCGCTTATGTCGCCCCGCTCCTACCAGAAGAGAAGCCGCGCTACCTCATGGGGGTCGGCACCCCTGAAGACTTAGTCCATGGAGTGCGGTGTGGGATCGATATGTTCGATTGTGTGATGCCGACCCGAAACGCGCGCAACGGCTCTCTATTCACAACAGCAGGCATTATTCGCATTCGCAACACCAAATATAAGAACGATTTCAGTCCGTTGGATGCAGCGTGTACCTGTTATACCTGCCAGAACTTTACACGTGCGTATCTCCGACACCTACACATCGAAAATGAGATCCTCGGTTCACAATTGCATACACTGCACAACTTACATTTTTATGTGAGTTTAATGCGTGGGATTCGACGCGCTATTTGTGAGGGGAGCTTCGCAGCGTTAGCAGACAACGGACCCGATATCGGACAACTTGTGAAATTGGGGCAACCTACGGAAACCGAAACATTGTCCCGCAGGTCTCCTCTATAG